In a single window of the Heliangelus exortis chromosome 1, bHelExo1.hap1, whole genome shotgun sequence genome:
- the HAL gene encoding histidine ammonia-lyase isoform X3, whose amino-acid sequence MCYISLDGNSLTTEDLVNLGKGLYKIKLTPEAETKVKQSREVIERIVKEQTVVYGITTGFGKFARTVIPNSKLRELQVNLVRSHSAGVGKPLTPERSRMLLALRINVLAKGYSGISLETLQQVIDAFNASCLPYIPEKGTVGASGDLAPLSHLALGLIGEGKMWSPKSGWADAKYVLEAHGLRPIALKPKEGLALINGTQMITSLGCEAVERASAIARQADIIAALTLEVLKGTTRAFDTDIHAVRPHRGQVEVAFRFRSLLDSDHHPSEIAESHRFCDRVQDAYTMRCCPQVHGVVNDTITFVKDIMTTEINSATDNPMVFAERAETISGGNFHGEYPAKALDYLAIGVHELAAISERRIERLCNPSLSELPAFLVTEGGLNSGFMIAHCTAAALVSENKALCHPSSVDSLSTSAATEDHVSMGGWSARKALRVIEHVEQVLAIELLAACQGIEFLRPLRTTTPLEKVYDLVRSVVRPWMKDRFMAPDIEAAHRLLVEQKVWEVARPYIEKYRREHIPESRPISPTAFSLGLMDINSGAGHDHRQQDNL is encoded by the exons CTCACACCTGAAGCTGAAACTAAAGTCAAACAATCAAGAGAAGTGATTGAAAGGATTGTAAAGGAACAGACAG TTGTTTATGGAATCACCACAGGGTTTGGGAAGTTTGCCAGGACTGTCATCCCAAATAGCAAGCTGAG ggAGCTTCAAGTGAACTTGGTTCGTTCCCATTCTGCAG GTGTGGGGAAACCTTTGACCCCAGAGAGATCTCGCATGCTGTTGGCATTGAGAATCAATGTCCTAGCAAAAGGATACAGTGGCATATCCCTAGAAACACTCCAGCAAGTTATTGACGCCTTTAATG caTCCTGCCTTCCCTATATCCCAGAGAAAGGGACAGTTGGAGCCAGTGGAGACTTGGCCCCCCTCTCTCATCTTGCGCTAGGATTAATTGGAGAGGGAAAGATGTGGTCTCCAAAGAGTGGCTGGGCTGATGCTAAATAT GTCCTGGAAGCCCATGGTCTGAGACCAATTGCCTTGAAACCAAAAGAG GGCCTGGCTCTCATCAATGGGACACAGATGATCACCTCACTGGGATGCGAAGCGGTTGAAAGGGCCAGTGCTATAGCTAGACAAGCTGACATCATTGCTGCCCTTACACTTGAAGTCTTGAAGGGTACCACAAGGGCCTTTGACACTG ATATCCACGCAGTGCGCCCACACCGAGGGCAGGTTGAAGTGGCGTTTCGATTCAGGTCCCTTCTAGATTCTGACCATCATCCATCAGAAATAGCAG AGAGCCATAGATTCTGTGACCGGGTTCAGGATGCGTACACAATGCGCTGCTGCCCTCAG GTCCATGGAGTTGTAAATGACACAATCACTTTTGTGAAGGACATCATGACAACTGAAATCAACAGTGCCACAGACAACCCT ATGGTGTTTGCTGAAAGAGCAGAGACCATTTCTGGAGGAAATTTCCATGGTGAATACCCTGCAAAG GCTTTGGACTATTTGGCAATCGGTGTGCATGAACTTGCTGCAATTAGTGAAAGAAGAATTGAGAGGCTCTGCAACCCCTCACTCAGTGAGCTGCCTGCCTTTTTAGTCACTGAAGGAGGTCTGAACTCTGGCTTCATGATTGCacactgcacagcagctgccctgg tttctgagAACAAAGCCTTGTGCCACCCCTCTTCTGTGGATTCTCTCTCAACCAGTGCTGCAACAGAGGATCACGTGTCCATGGGAGGATGGTCTgcaagaaaagctttgagagtTATTGAACATGTGGAACaag TTCTGGCTATCGAGCTGCTTGCAGCCTGCCAGGGTATTGAATTCCTACGCCCTCTCAGAACGACAACCCCATTGGAGAAGGTCTACGACCTTGTGCGCTCTGTTGTGAG GCCTTGGATGAAGGATCGTTTCATGGCCCCAGATATTGAGGCAGCTCACAGGCTGCTGGTGGAGCAGAAG GTGTGGGAAGTGGCTAGGCCTTACATTGAAAAGTACAGGAGGGAACACATCCCTGAGTCAAGACCCATTTCACCAACAGCTTTTTCCCTGGGACTGATGGATATCAATAGTGGTGCTGGGCATGACCACAGGCAGCAGGATAATCTTTAA
- the HAL gene encoding histidine ammonia-lyase isoform X4: MDYISLDGNSLTTEDLVNLGKGLYKIKLTPEAETKVKQSREVIERIVKEQTVVYGITTGFGKFARTVIPNSKLRELQVNLVRSHSAGVGKPLTPERSRMLLALRINVLAKGYSGISLETLQQVIDAFNASCLPYIPEKGTVGASGDLAPLSHLALGLIGEGKMWSPKSGWADAKYVLEAHGLRPIALKPKEGLALINGTQMITSLGCEAVERASAIARQADIIAALTLEVLKGTTRAFDTDIHAVRPHRGQVEVAFRFRSLLDSDHHPSEIAESHRFCDRVQDAYTMRCCPQVHGVVNDTITFVKDIMTTEINSATDNPMVFAERAETISGGNFHGEYPAKALDYLAIGVHELAAISERRIERLCNPSLSELPAFLVTEGGLNSGFMIAHCTAAALVSENKALCHPSSVDSLSTSAATEDHVSMGGWSARKALRVIEHVEQVLAIELLAACQGIEFLRPLRTTTPLEKVYDLVRSVVRPWMKDRFMAPDIEAAHRLLVEQKVWEVARPYIEKYRREHIPESRPISPTAFSLGLMDINSGAGHDHRQQDNL, translated from the exons CTCACACCTGAAGCTGAAACTAAAGTCAAACAATCAAGAGAAGTGATTGAAAGGATTGTAAAGGAACAGACAG TTGTTTATGGAATCACCACAGGGTTTGGGAAGTTTGCCAGGACTGTCATCCCAAATAGCAAGCTGAG ggAGCTTCAAGTGAACTTGGTTCGTTCCCATTCTGCAG GTGTGGGGAAACCTTTGACCCCAGAGAGATCTCGCATGCTGTTGGCATTGAGAATCAATGTCCTAGCAAAAGGATACAGTGGCATATCCCTAGAAACACTCCAGCAAGTTATTGACGCCTTTAATG caTCCTGCCTTCCCTATATCCCAGAGAAAGGGACAGTTGGAGCCAGTGGAGACTTGGCCCCCCTCTCTCATCTTGCGCTAGGATTAATTGGAGAGGGAAAGATGTGGTCTCCAAAGAGTGGCTGGGCTGATGCTAAATAT GTCCTGGAAGCCCATGGTCTGAGACCAATTGCCTTGAAACCAAAAGAG GGCCTGGCTCTCATCAATGGGACACAGATGATCACCTCACTGGGATGCGAAGCGGTTGAAAGGGCCAGTGCTATAGCTAGACAAGCTGACATCATTGCTGCCCTTACACTTGAAGTCTTGAAGGGTACCACAAGGGCCTTTGACACTG ATATCCACGCAGTGCGCCCACACCGAGGGCAGGTTGAAGTGGCGTTTCGATTCAGGTCCCTTCTAGATTCTGACCATCATCCATCAGAAATAGCAG AGAGCCATAGATTCTGTGACCGGGTTCAGGATGCGTACACAATGCGCTGCTGCCCTCAG GTCCATGGAGTTGTAAATGACACAATCACTTTTGTGAAGGACATCATGACAACTGAAATCAACAGTGCCACAGACAACCCT ATGGTGTTTGCTGAAAGAGCAGAGACCATTTCTGGAGGAAATTTCCATGGTGAATACCCTGCAAAG GCTTTGGACTATTTGGCAATCGGTGTGCATGAACTTGCTGCAATTAGTGAAAGAAGAATTGAGAGGCTCTGCAACCCCTCACTCAGTGAGCTGCCTGCCTTTTTAGTCACTGAAGGAGGTCTGAACTCTGGCTTCATGATTGCacactgcacagcagctgccctgg tttctgagAACAAAGCCTTGTGCCACCCCTCTTCTGTGGATTCTCTCTCAACCAGTGCTGCAACAGAGGATCACGTGTCCATGGGAGGATGGTCTgcaagaaaagctttgagagtTATTGAACATGTGGAACaag TTCTGGCTATCGAGCTGCTTGCAGCCTGCCAGGGTATTGAATTCCTACGCCCTCTCAGAACGACAACCCCATTGGAGAAGGTCTACGACCTTGTGCGCTCTGTTGTGAG GCCTTGGATGAAGGATCGTTTCATGGCCCCAGATATTGAGGCAGCTCACAGGCTGCTGGTGGAGCAGAAG GTGTGGGAAGTGGCTAGGCCTTACATTGAAAAGTACAGGAGGGAACACATCCCTGAGTCAAGACCCATTTCACCAACAGCTTTTTCCCTGGGACTGATGGATATCAATAGTGGTGCTGGGCATGACCACAGGCAGCAGGATAATCTTTAA
- the HAL gene encoding histidine ammonia-lyase isoform X5 yields the protein MLLALRINVLAKGYSGISLETLQQVIDAFNASCLPYIPEKGTVGASGDLAPLSHLALGLIGEGKMWSPKSGWADAKYVLEAHGLRPIALKPKEGLALINGTQMITSLGCEAVERASAIARQADIIAALTLEVLKGTTRAFDTDIHAVRPHRGQVEVAFRFRSLLDSDHHPSEIAESHRFCDRVQDAYTMRCCPQVHGVVNDTITFVKDIMTTEINSATDNPMVFAERAETISGGNFHGEYPAKALDYLAIGVHELAAISERRIERLCNPSLSELPAFLVTEGGLNSGFMIAHCTAAALVSENKALCHPSSVDSLSTSAATEDHVSMGGWSARKALRVIEHVEQVLAIELLAACQGIEFLRPLRTTTPLEKVYDLVRSVVRPWMKDRFMAPDIEAAHRLLVEQKVWEVARPYIEKYRREHIPESRPISPTAFSLGLMDINSGAGHDHRQQDNL from the exons ATGCTGTTGGCATTGAGAATCAATGTCCTAGCAAAAGGATACAGTGGCATATCCCTAGAAACACTCCAGCAAGTTATTGACGCCTTTAATG caTCCTGCCTTCCCTATATCCCAGAGAAAGGGACAGTTGGAGCCAGTGGAGACTTGGCCCCCCTCTCTCATCTTGCGCTAGGATTAATTGGAGAGGGAAAGATGTGGTCTCCAAAGAGTGGCTGGGCTGATGCTAAATAT GTCCTGGAAGCCCATGGTCTGAGACCAATTGCCTTGAAACCAAAAGAG GGCCTGGCTCTCATCAATGGGACACAGATGATCACCTCACTGGGATGCGAAGCGGTTGAAAGGGCCAGTGCTATAGCTAGACAAGCTGACATCATTGCTGCCCTTACACTTGAAGTCTTGAAGGGTACCACAAGGGCCTTTGACACTG ATATCCACGCAGTGCGCCCACACCGAGGGCAGGTTGAAGTGGCGTTTCGATTCAGGTCCCTTCTAGATTCTGACCATCATCCATCAGAAATAGCAG AGAGCCATAGATTCTGTGACCGGGTTCAGGATGCGTACACAATGCGCTGCTGCCCTCAG GTCCATGGAGTTGTAAATGACACAATCACTTTTGTGAAGGACATCATGACAACTGAAATCAACAGTGCCACAGACAACCCT ATGGTGTTTGCTGAAAGAGCAGAGACCATTTCTGGAGGAAATTTCCATGGTGAATACCCTGCAAAG GCTTTGGACTATTTGGCAATCGGTGTGCATGAACTTGCTGCAATTAGTGAAAGAAGAATTGAGAGGCTCTGCAACCCCTCACTCAGTGAGCTGCCTGCCTTTTTAGTCACTGAAGGAGGTCTGAACTCTGGCTTCATGATTGCacactgcacagcagctgccctgg tttctgagAACAAAGCCTTGTGCCACCCCTCTTCTGTGGATTCTCTCTCAACCAGTGCTGCAACAGAGGATCACGTGTCCATGGGAGGATGGTCTgcaagaaaagctttgagagtTATTGAACATGTGGAACaag TTCTGGCTATCGAGCTGCTTGCAGCCTGCCAGGGTATTGAATTCCTACGCCCTCTCAGAACGACAACCCCATTGGAGAAGGTCTACGACCTTGTGCGCTCTGTTGTGAG GCCTTGGATGAAGGATCGTTTCATGGCCCCAGATATTGAGGCAGCTCACAGGCTGCTGGTGGAGCAGAAG GTGTGGGAAGTGGCTAGGCCTTACATTGAAAAGTACAGGAGGGAACACATCCCTGAGTCAAGACCCATTTCACCAACAGCTTTTTCCCTGGGACTGATGGATATCAATAGTGGTGCTGGGCATGACCACAGGCAGCAGGATAATCTTTAA